From Streptomyces sp. NBC_01460, a single genomic window includes:
- a CDS encoding MarR family winged helix-turn-helix transcriptional regulator: MEYMTTASPGGPRWLTDEEQGVWRAYLHATTLMEDHLDRQLQRDAGMPHIYYGLLVHLSRAPRRQKRMTELAKDAKITRSRLSHAVARLEKNGWVRREDCPSDKRGQNAVLTDEGYAMLERSAPGHVEAVRQAMFARLSPEQVQNLGEIMQVIAAGLQPEGTDADLPWLR; the protein is encoded by the coding sequence GTGGAGTACATGACCACGGCATCCCCCGGCGGGCCCCGGTGGCTCACCGACGAAGAGCAGGGCGTGTGGCGCGCCTACCTCCACGCCACCACGCTCATGGAGGACCACCTCGACCGCCAGTTGCAGCGCGACGCGGGCATGCCGCACATCTACTACGGACTGCTCGTCCACCTCTCCCGGGCCCCCCGGCGGCAGAAGCGCATGACCGAGCTGGCCAAGGACGCCAAGATCACCCGCTCCCGCCTCTCGCACGCCGTCGCCCGGCTGGAGAAGAACGGCTGGGTGCGCCGCGAGGACTGCCCCTCGGACAAGCGCGGCCAGAACGCCGTCCTGACCGACGAGGGCTACGCCATGCTGGAGCGGTCCGCACCGGGACACGTCGAGGCGGTGCGTCAGGCGATGTTCGCCCGCCTCAGCCCGGAGCAGGTGCAGAACCTGGGCGAGATCATGCAGGTCATCGCCGCCGGTCTGCAGCCCGAGGGCACCGACGCGGATCTGCCCTGGCTCCGCTGA
- a CDS encoding dioxygenase family protein — MTVTAERMPALYLSHGAPPLADDPVWPGELAAWSEGLPRPKAILMVSAHWEEAPLALGATETVPLVYDFWGFPEHYYAVRYGAPGAPKLADDVRKLLRGAGTPVQDIPDRGLDHGAYVPLVEMFPAADIPVLQISLPTLDPQKLMAIGRKLAPLRDEGVLIVGSGFFTHNLAALRHTGGGTPGWSAEFDDWGHRALQAQDVDSLLDFEHASPAGRLAHPRTEHFAPLFVTLGAAEGDLDQGRSVIDGFWMGLAKRSVQFG, encoded by the coding sequence ATGACAGTCACCGCGGAACGCATGCCCGCCCTCTACCTGTCCCACGGAGCCCCGCCGCTCGCCGACGACCCGGTCTGGCCGGGCGAGCTGGCCGCCTGGTCGGAGGGGCTGCCGCGCCCCAAGGCGATCCTGATGGTCTCCGCGCACTGGGAGGAGGCGCCCCTCGCCCTCGGTGCCACCGAGACCGTGCCGCTCGTCTACGACTTCTGGGGATTCCCCGAGCACTACTACGCGGTGCGGTACGGCGCCCCGGGAGCCCCCAAGCTCGCGGACGACGTCCGTAAACTGCTGCGCGGCGCCGGGACCCCGGTCCAGGACATCCCGGACCGCGGCCTCGACCACGGTGCGTACGTCCCGCTGGTCGAGATGTTCCCGGCCGCGGACATCCCCGTCCTCCAGATCTCCCTGCCGACCCTCGACCCGCAGAAGCTGATGGCCATCGGGCGCAAGCTCGCCCCGCTGCGCGACGAGGGGGTGCTGATCGTGGGGAGCGGCTTCTTCACGCACAACCTGGCGGCCCTGCGGCACACCGGCGGCGGCACGCCCGGCTGGTCGGCGGAGTTCGACGACTGGGGGCACCGGGCCCTCCAGGCGCAGGACGTCGACTCCCTGCTGGACTTCGAGCACGCCTCACCGGCGGGCCGCCTCGCCCATCCCCGCACCGAGCACTTCGCGCCGCTGTTCGTCACTCTCGGCGCTGCCGAGGGGGACCTCGATCAGGGGCGCAGTGTCATCGACGGCTTCTGGATGGGCCTGGCGAAGCGCTCGGTGCAGTTCGGCTGA